A window of the Kosakonia sp. BYX6 genome harbors these coding sequences:
- a CDS encoding beta-glucoside-specific PTS transporter subunit IIABC, with product MAVIRDYNKLASDILQEVGGEENISNFSRCATRLRLVLNETPATAKANVQSMPGVIAVVESAGQFQVVIGTHVADVFNAFSGMVKMNENGAAQKTRWLDAVIATMSAVFAPIVYILAAAGILQGLLILLGLADADIKSTGTFAVLNFMSWTPFAFLPVFIAITAARHFKCNPFIAVLCCCALINPEWTALAGKIATGSEVKFFFFPLAETVYTSSVLPPLFLVWALSWFERRVEKWLPEVISPLFTPLICFVVIVPLTLIVIGPITSWAALGVANGYNALFHAAPALAAAIIGGVWQVIVIFGVHWGITPVIMANFDTQGYDSFQAYQTIAVIGQMAAVFGVFIKSRNKQLKATSLSAGVTAIFGITEPAIYGVTLRFKKPFICGCIGGAIGAVVASLFGSLYYAYAALPGLFTLVNAISPDAPMSFIGELVGAGTAIVLTIIMVQFVGFEDPVEETQNIEQSAPLTVGPLQMLSPIKGEVIALESVKDEAFAGKVLGDGIAIIPHEGKVVAPCDAQVATLIDSHHAIGLICDNGAELLIHVGLNTVNLQGQYFTPLVKEGDRVAAGTPLLAFDKAQIEQAGYDLTTPVLVVNSDEFTLTRHQSQGAVTVGVPLMSLA from the coding sequence ATGGCCGTTATCAGGGATTACAACAAGTTAGCGAGTGATATCCTTCAGGAAGTTGGCGGTGAGGAAAACATCAGCAACTTCTCGCGCTGCGCCACACGTCTGCGCCTGGTCTTAAACGAAACGCCCGCTACAGCGAAAGCCAATGTCCAGAGCATGCCCGGCGTGATCGCGGTGGTGGAAAGCGCCGGCCAGTTCCAGGTGGTGATCGGCACACACGTCGCGGATGTGTTCAACGCGTTCAGCGGCATGGTGAAAATGAATGAAAATGGCGCGGCGCAGAAAACGCGCTGGCTGGATGCGGTGATCGCCACCATGTCGGCGGTTTTTGCGCCTATCGTTTATATCCTTGCCGCCGCCGGGATTTTGCAGGGGCTGTTGATCCTGTTGGGTCTGGCGGATGCCGATATCAAATCCACCGGCACCTTTGCGGTGCTCAACTTTATGTCGTGGACGCCGTTTGCCTTCCTGCCGGTGTTTATCGCGATTACCGCCGCGCGCCACTTCAAATGTAACCCTTTTATCGCCGTGCTCTGCTGCTGCGCGCTGATCAACCCGGAATGGACAGCCTTAGCCGGGAAAATCGCTACCGGTAGCGAAGTGAAATTCTTCTTCTTCCCACTGGCGGAAACGGTGTATACCTCGTCGGTGCTGCCGCCGCTGTTCCTTGTTTGGGCGCTCTCCTGGTTCGAGCGCCGCGTGGAAAAATGGCTGCCGGAAGTGATAAGCCCGCTGTTTACGCCGCTGATTTGCTTTGTGGTGATTGTGCCGCTGACGCTGATTGTTATCGGGCCGATTACCAGTTGGGCGGCGCTCGGCGTGGCGAACGGTTATAACGCGCTGTTCCATGCTGCGCCGGCTTTAGCGGCGGCCATTATCGGTGGAGTCTGGCAGGTTATCGTTATTTTTGGCGTGCATTGGGGCATTACGCCGGTGATCATGGCCAACTTCGACACGCAAGGTTATGACTCTTTCCAGGCTTACCAGACCATTGCGGTGATCGGCCAGATGGCAGCGGTGTTCGGCGTGTTTATCAAAAGCCGCAACAAGCAACTAAAAGCGACGTCGCTGTCGGCGGGCGTGACGGCCATTTTTGGTATTACCGAACCGGCGATTTACGGCGTGACGCTGCGCTTTAAAAAGCCGTTTATCTGTGGTTGTATCGGTGGCGCGATTGGTGCCGTGGTCGCCAGCTTGTTTGGTAGCCTCTATTACGCCTATGCCGCGCTGCCAGGTTTATTCACGCTGGTGAACGCCATCAGCCCCGACGCGCCGATGTCCTTTATTGGCGAACTGGTTGGTGCCGGGACGGCAATTGTGCTGACCATCATCATGGTGCAGTTTGTCGGTTTTGAGGATCCCGTTGAAGAAACGCAAAACATCGAGCAAAGTGCGCCGCTGACCGTCGGTCCCCTGCAAATGCTAAGCCCGATTAAAGGCGAAGTGATTGCGCTGGAGAGCGTGAAAGATGAAGCCTTTGCCGGAAAAGTGCTGGGCGATGGCATCGCGATCATTCCCCACGAAGGTAAAGTTGTGGCTCCATGTGATGCGCAGGTCGCAACATTGATTGACTCTCATCACGCTATCGGCCTGATATGTGATAATGGTGCAGAATTATTGATCCATGTCGGCCTGAATACCGTTAATTTACAGGGGCAATATTTTACGCCGCTGGTAAAAGAGGGCGACAGAGTGGCCGCAGGGACACCGCTGTTGGCCTTCGATAAAGCGCAAATTGAGCAGGCCGGTTAC